The Salmonella enterica subsp. houtenae serovar Houten genome has a segment encoding these proteins:
- the aroD gene encoding 3-dehydroquinate dehydratase: MKTVTVRDLVIGQGAPKIIVSLMGKTLADVKSEALAYREADFDILEWRVDHFADVMATDSVLEAARAIRESITDKPLLFTFRSVKEGGEQALTTTQYIELNRAAVDSGLVDMIDLELFTGDDDVKATVGYAHQRNVAVIMSNHDFHTTPAAEEIIQRLRKMQALGADIPKIAVMPQTKTDVLTLLTATLEMQERYADRPIITMSMSKTGVISRLAGEVFGSAATFGAVKKASAPGQISVVDLRTVLAILHQA; encoded by the coding sequence ATGAAAACCGTAACTGTAAGAGATCTTGTGATTGGCCAAGGCGCGCCAAAGATCATTGTGTCGCTAATGGGAAAAACCCTTGCCGATGTCAAATCGGAAGCGCTTGCCTACCGTGAAGCGGATTTCGATATTCTGGAGTGGCGCGTTGATCATTTCGCCGACGTGATGGCCACGGACAGCGTGCTGGAGGCCGCACGCGCTATTAGAGAGAGTATTACCGATAAGCCCCTGCTGTTTACCTTCCGTAGCGTGAAAGAAGGCGGTGAACAGGCGCTAACGACCACGCAGTATATCGAGCTGAATCGCGCAGCGGTCGACAGTGGCCTTGTCGATATGATCGATCTTGAGCTTTTTACTGGCGATGATGACGTAAAAGCCACCGTCGGGTATGCTCATCAACGCAACGTCGCGGTGATCATGTCCAACCACGATTTTCATACCACGCCCGCAGCGGAAGAAATTATTCAGCGCCTGCGTAAAATGCAGGCGCTTGGCGCCGATATCCCGAAAATCGCCGTCATGCCGCAGACTAAAACCGATGTCCTGACATTACTTACCGCCACCCTGGAAATGCAGGAACGCTATGCGGATCGCCCGATTATTACCATGTCGATGTCAAAAACCGGGGTTATTTCTCGTCTTGCCGGCGAAGTGTTTGGCTCGGCGGCAACGTTCGGCGCGGTGAAAAAAGCATCTGCGCCAGGACAAATATCGGTGGTCGATCTTCGCACCGTATTAGCCATATTACATCAGGCGTAA
- the atoD gene encoding propionate CoA-transferase, which yields MKLNKPSRINCRVPVLTAQEAVNYIPDEATLCILGAGGGILEATTLITALADKYKETQTPQDLSIISPTGLGDRADRGISPLAQEGLVKWALCGHWGQSPRISELAEQNKIAAYNYPQGVLTQTLRASAAHQPGVLSDIGIGTFVDPRQQGGKLNDVTKEDLIKLVKIDNKEYLYYKAIAPNIAFIRATTCDSEGYASFEDEVMYLDALVIAQAVHNNGGIVMMQVQKMVKKATLHPKSVRIPGYLVDIVVVDADQTQLYGGAPVNRFISGDFTLDDNTQLTLPLNQRKLVARRALFEMRKGAVGNVGVGIADGIGLVAREEGCADDFVLTVETGPVGGITSQGVAFGANVNTRAILDMTSQFDFYHGGGLDVCYLSFAEVDQHGNVGVHKFNGKIMGTGGFIDISATSQKIIFCGTLTAGSLKTEITDGKLNILQEGRVKKFVSELPEITFSGKIALERGLDVRYITERAVFTLRQDGLHLIEIAPGVDLQQDILDKMDFSPIISPDLKLMDERLFTDATMGFTLPDAAI from the coding sequence ATGAAACTCAATAAGCCATCACGTATTAATTGTCGTGTTCCCGTGCTCACTGCTCAGGAAGCGGTAAATTATATTCCGGATGAGGCAACTTTATGTATTCTGGGCGCAGGCGGCGGTATTCTCGAAGCGACAACGCTCATTACCGCACTGGCAGATAAATATAAAGAAACGCAGACACCACAAGATTTATCGATTATTAGCCCAACCGGACTTGGTGACCGCGCCGATCGCGGTATCAGCCCACTGGCGCAGGAGGGGCTGGTGAAATGGGCGCTATGCGGACACTGGGGACAGTCTCCCCGCATTTCCGAACTGGCTGAACAAAATAAAATTGCCGCCTATAACTACCCGCAAGGTGTATTAACCCAGACGTTACGCGCCAGCGCCGCACATCAACCGGGGGTTCTTAGCGATATCGGTATTGGTACCTTTGTCGACCCTCGCCAACAGGGCGGAAAGTTAAATGACGTAACGAAAGAAGATCTCATTAAGTTGGTAAAGATCGATAATAAAGAATATCTCTATTATAAAGCGATAGCGCCGAATATAGCTTTTATCCGCGCCACTACCTGCGACAGTGAAGGCTATGCATCTTTTGAAGATGAGGTGATGTATCTTGATGCGCTGGTTATTGCCCAGGCCGTTCATAACAATGGCGGCATTGTGATGATGCAGGTGCAAAAAATGGTTAAAAAAGCCACGCTGCATCCTAAATCTGTGCGTATTCCTGGTTATCTGGTGGATATTGTGGTCGTCGATGCAGACCAGACGCAACTGTATGGCGGCGCGCCGGTGAACCGTTTTATCTCCGGCGATTTTACCCTTGATGATAATACGCAGCTCACCCTTCCTCTCAATCAGCGCAAGCTGGTAGCCCGACGCGCGCTGTTTGAAATGCGCAAAGGCGCGGTAGGCAATGTGGGCGTTGGGATTGCCGACGGCATTGGTCTGGTCGCTCGCGAGGAAGGTTGCGCCGATGATTTTGTTCTGACCGTCGAAACCGGCCCGGTGGGCGGTATTACGTCCCAGGGTGTGGCGTTTGGCGCCAATGTCAATACCCGTGCGATACTCGATATGACCTCGCAATTTGACTTTTATCACGGCGGCGGACTCGACGTCTGTTATTTAAGTTTTGCCGAAGTAGATCAACACGGTAATGTCGGCGTACATAAATTTAATGGTAAAATTATGGGTACCGGCGGATTTATCGATATTAGCGCGACGTCGCAAAAAATTATTTTCTGCGGCACTCTGACGGCCGGAAGTCTAAAAACAGAAATTACTGACGGCAAGTTAAATATCCTGCAGGAAGGTCGTGTGAAAAAATTCGTTAGCGAACTGCCGGAAATTACATTCAGTGGAAAAATTGCGCTTGAGCGTGGCTTAGACGTGCGTTACATCACTGAACGCGCAGTTTTCACCCTCAGACAAGATGGCCTCCATTTAATCGAAATTGCGCCAGGGGTCGATTTGCAGCAGGATATTCTCGATAAGATGGATTTTTCACCGATTATCTCGCCGGATCTGAAACTGATGGACGAAAGATTATTCACCGATGCCACTATGGGATTCACGCTTCCCGACGCTGCTATTTAA
- the caiA_1 gene encoding crotonobetainyl-CoA dehydrogenase — MDFSLTEEQELLLASIRELITSNFPEEYFRTCDQTGTYPREFMQALAENGISMLGVPEEFGGIPADYVTQMLALMEISKCGAPAFLITNGQCIHSMRRFGSAEQLRKTAASTLATGDPAYALALTEPGAGSDNNSATTTWTRKNGKVYLNGQKTFITGAKEYPYMLVLARDAEPKDPKKAFTLWWVDSNTPGIKINPLHKIGWHMLSTCEVYLDNVEVDESDRVGEEGMGFLNVMYNFEMERLINAARSTGFAECAFEDAARYANQRIAFGKPIGHNQMIQEKLALMAIKIENMRNMVLKVAWQADREESLRTSAALAKLYCARTAMEVIDDAIQIMGGLGYTDEARVSRFWRDVRCERIGGGTDEIMIYVAGRQILKDYQNK, encoded by the coding sequence ATGGATTTTTCATTAACAGAAGAGCAAGAATTATTACTGGCCAGTATTCGCGAGTTAATCACCAGCAATTTTCCGGAAGAGTATTTCCGCACATGCGATCAAACGGGCACCTATCCCAGAGAATTTATGCAGGCGTTGGCGGAAAATGGTATTTCAATGCTGGGCGTCCCGGAAGAGTTTGGCGGCATTCCGGCTGACTATGTAACGCAAATGCTGGCGCTAATGGAAATCTCAAAGTGCGGCGCGCCGGCCTTTCTGATTACCAATGGACAATGCATTCACAGTATGCGCCGTTTTGGTTCTGCTGAACAACTGCGTAAAACGGCAGCAAGTACTCTGGCGACCGGCGATCCGGCTTACGCGCTCGCCTTAACCGAACCAGGCGCGGGTTCTGATAATAACAGCGCCACCACAACCTGGACGCGTAAAAACGGAAAGGTTTATCTTAACGGCCAAAAAACATTTATCACCGGTGCCAAAGAGTATCCTTACATGCTAGTTCTGGCGCGCGATGCGGAGCCTAAAGATCCTAAAAAAGCGTTCACGCTTTGGTGGGTAGATTCAAATACGCCGGGCATAAAGATCAACCCCCTACACAAAATTGGCTGGCACATGTTGAGTACCTGCGAAGTTTATCTCGATAATGTCGAGGTTGATGAAAGCGACAGAGTCGGTGAAGAAGGCATGGGTTTTCTCAATGTGATGTATAACTTTGAAATGGAGCGTTTGATTAATGCCGCGCGCAGTACAGGGTTTGCCGAATGCGCCTTTGAAGATGCCGCCCGTTACGCCAACCAGCGTATCGCCTTTGGCAAACCCATCGGACATAACCAGATGATCCAGGAAAAGCTGGCGCTAATGGCCATCAAAATCGAAAACATGCGCAACATGGTATTGAAAGTCGCCTGGCAGGCCGATCGCGAAGAGTCGCTGCGTACCAGCGCCGCGTTGGCGAAGTTGTACTGCGCGCGTACGGCGATGGAGGTGATTGACGATGCGATTCAGATTATGGGGGGCTTGGGCTATACCGATGAAGCTCGCGTTTCCCGCTTCTGGCGCGACGTTCGCTGTGAACGTATCGGCGGCGGTACGGATGAAATCATGATCTATGTGGCAGGACGCCAGATTCTGAAAGACTATCAGAATAAATAA
- the soxS_1 gene encoding AraC family transcriptional regulator: MYQRCFDSATETIFEQGKTPKFSRFVISDDPNWESGHHVHDHETELIYVKKGIARLIIDSSLYVAHADDIVVVERGRLHAVASDSNSPATTYTCALYGFCFQSWEENQLLQSHSCPVVSVVQSKEVIKSIFNELSVLLPQGKNALTSSVYDAFAYALTVLYYENFKNAYRSEQGYIKKDVLIKDVLVYLNNNYREKITLDQLSKKFRASVSYICHEFAKEYHISPINYVIQRRMTEAKFALTNTESPLAEISWRVGYENVDHFAKLFMRHVGCSPNDYRKQFKNNLIAQTYLLSDA, translated from the coding sequence ATGTATCAGCGCTGTTTTGATTCCGCCACGGAGACCATTTTTGAACAGGGCAAAACCCCTAAATTTTCTCGTTTCGTCATAAGCGATGATCCTAACTGGGAGTCTGGTCATCATGTGCATGATCATGAAACAGAGCTTATTTACGTTAAAAAAGGCATAGCCAGATTAATAATTGACTCCTCACTCTATGTCGCGCATGCGGATGATATCGTCGTGGTGGAGCGGGGAAGACTGCATGCGGTCGCATCCGACAGCAACTCGCCGGCTACGACGTATACCTGCGCATTGTACGGATTTTGTTTTCAAAGTTGGGAGGAAAACCAGCTATTGCAGAGCCATTCCTGTCCGGTGGTTTCCGTGGTTCAGAGCAAAGAGGTCATTAAAAGTATCTTTAATGAATTAAGCGTATTACTTCCGCAGGGAAAAAATGCATTGACCTCCTCGGTATATGATGCCTTTGCTTATGCCCTGACCGTGCTCTATTATGAGAATTTTAAAAATGCCTATCGTTCGGAACAAGGGTATATTAAAAAAGACGTATTAATTAAGGATGTGCTCGTTTATCTCAATAATAATTATCGTGAGAAAATCACGCTTGATCAGCTATCGAAAAAATTTCGTGCCAGCGTCAGTTATATCTGCCATGAGTTTGCCAAAGAATATCATATATCGCCCATCAACTATGTTATTCAAAGGCGAATGACCGAGGCTAAATTCGCGCTGACAAACACCGAGTCTCCGCTGGCGGAAATTTCCTGGCGAGTAGGGTATGAAAATGTCGACCATTTTGCAAAATTGTTTATGCGCCATGTAGGATGTTCTCCCAACGATTACCGTAAGCAATTTAAAAATAATTTGATTGCACAGACGTATTTGTTGTCGGATGCCTGA
- the etfB_1 gene encoding putative electron transfer flavoprotein YdiQ, with amino-acid sequence MKIITCFKLVPEEQDITVTPEHSLNFERAEAKISQFDLNAIEAAAQLAGDGDEIAALAVGGSLLQNSKVRKDVLSRGPDALFMVQDAQLEHALPKETASALAAAVEKIGFDLLLFGEGSGDIYAQQVGLLTGELLQLPVINAVSHIQRDGDKIIVERTLEEELEIIELTPPAVLCVTSDINVPRIPSMKAILSAGKKAVTSWQAIDIHWTPTAPLAELESISVPPQTERKHILLDNDSPEAIAALADHLKKFLN; translated from the coding sequence ATGAAAATAATAACCTGCTTTAAGTTGGTGCCTGAAGAACAGGACATTACCGTGACCCCGGAGCATTCGCTCAATTTTGAACGCGCCGAGGCCAAAATCAGCCAGTTTGATTTAAACGCGATTGAGGCCGCGGCGCAGTTAGCGGGCGATGGTGATGAGATCGCTGCCCTCGCCGTCGGTGGCTCTCTGTTACAAAATTCAAAAGTCCGCAAAGATGTCTTATCCCGCGGGCCGGACGCGCTTTTTATGGTTCAGGATGCGCAACTGGAGCACGCCCTTCCGAAAGAAACCGCGTCGGCGCTCGCGGCGGCGGTAGAGAAAATCGGCTTTGACCTGCTGCTCTTTGGAGAAGGTTCCGGCGATATCTATGCCCAACAGGTCGGCCTGCTGACCGGCGAGCTTCTGCAACTTCCCGTCATCAACGCGGTAAGCCATATTCAACGCGACGGCGACAAAATCATCGTTGAACGTACGCTGGAAGAAGAGCTTGAAATTATTGAACTCACGCCGCCCGCGGTGCTTTGCGTCACCTCCGATATTAACGTTCCACGAATCCCATCAATGAAAGCTATCCTGAGCGCCGGGAAAAAAGCCGTTACGTCGTGGCAGGCGATCGATATCCACTGGACCCCAACCGCGCCACTGGCGGAACTGGAGTCTATCTCAGTACCGCCGCAGACAGAACGTAAGCATATCCTTCTCGACAACGATTCGCCGGAAGCCATCGCCGCGCTGGCCGACCATTTAAAAAAATTCCTGAACTAA
- the fixB_1 gene encoding electron transfer flavoprotein subunit alpha gives MSQLANVWVFSDNVERYAELMTGARQYGKRVYAIVQGSAHVGRVKALGADEIIILESHTDLQRVENYAETLASLLGDNSGLLLMAATRRCKALGARLSIQLNAVMVNDATSIELINGTLCAEHRMYGGLAFGKENLNSPQAIITLAPGVLEPALPFPGHTCPETTLAYIAPRREVLCHQRRAKSLSSVDLSKAKRVIGVGRGLAAQSDLDMVHKLATVLGAEVGCSRPIAEGENWMERERYIGVSGVLLKSDLYLTLGISGQIQHMVGGNGAKIIVAINKDKSAPIFNYADYGLVGDIYKVVPALIDQLSR, from the coding sequence ATGAGTCAATTAGCCAACGTATGGGTCTTTAGCGATAACGTAGAGCGTTATGCCGAATTAATGACCGGCGCGCGGCAGTATGGAAAAAGGGTTTACGCCATCGTACAGGGAAGCGCCCATGTCGGGCGCGTCAAAGCGCTTGGCGCTGATGAGATTATTATCCTTGAATCACATACGGATTTGCAGCGCGTAGAAAACTATGCCGAAACGCTGGCCTCGCTGTTAGGCGATAACAGCGGACTGCTGCTCATGGCGGCGACCAGGCGCTGTAAAGCGCTGGGCGCCCGGCTGAGCATCCAGCTTAACGCCGTCATGGTGAACGACGCGACCTCCATCGAGCTCATCAACGGGACGCTATGTGCAGAGCATCGCATGTACGGCGGCCTTGCCTTCGGCAAGGAGAACTTAAACAGTCCGCAGGCGATTATTACGCTGGCGCCCGGCGTGCTGGAGCCCGCCCTCCCTTTCCCCGGTCATACTTGCCCCGAGACCACGCTAGCGTATATCGCGCCGCGCCGCGAAGTGTTGTGTCACCAGCGCCGCGCGAAATCGCTAAGCAGCGTCGATTTGAGTAAAGCCAAACGGGTTATCGGCGTGGGGCGAGGCCTGGCGGCGCAAAGCGATCTTGATATGGTGCATAAACTGGCAACCGTACTTGGCGCTGAAGTGGGCTGCTCCCGCCCCATTGCAGAAGGCGAGAACTGGATGGAACGCGAGCGCTATATTGGCGTATCCGGCGTGCTGTTGAAATCCGATCTCTATCTGACGCTGGGCATTTCCGGTCAAATCCAGCATATGGTGGGCGGGAATGGCGCAAAAATTATTGTCGCGATTAACAAAGATAAAAGCGCGCCCATTTTCAATTATGCCGATTATGGCCTGGTGGGCGATATCTACAAGGTCGTTCCTGCCCTTATCGACCAGTTAAGTCGTTAA
- a CDS encoding oxidoreductase FixC, with protein sequence MSDDKFDAIVVGAGVAGTVAAYVMAKAGLDVLVIERGNNAGSKNMTGGRLYAHSIESIMPGFATSAPIERVVTREKISFLTEESAVTLDFHREPPAPPALASYTVLRNKLDPWLMAQAEQAGVQFIPGVRVDALVRDGNRVTGVQAGDDILDANIVILADGVNSMLGRSLGMVPAPAAHHYAVGVKELIGLSPALIEERFNLASHEGAAWLFAGAPSNGLMGGGFLYTNRDSISLGLVCGLGDIAHASKSIPQMLEDFKQHPAIRPLIQGGTLLEYSAHMVPEGGMAMVPELASDGVMIVGDAAGLCLNLGYTVRGMDLAMASAQAAAQTAIDAKARQDFSAASLAGYKHALEKNGVLRDMRHFRKLPALMENPRLFTEYPRMATNIMGDLFTVNGGPIPPLRKTILSHAKKIGLMNLLKDGIKGATAL encoded by the coding sequence ATGTCGGATGATAAATTTGACGCCATTGTGGTGGGCGCAGGCGTAGCAGGAACGGTCGCCGCGTATGTGATGGCGAAAGCGGGGCTGGATGTGCTGGTTATTGAACGCGGAAACAACGCGGGCAGCAAAAATATGACCGGCGGACGGCTCTACGCCCACAGTATCGAAAGTATTATGCCGGGATTCGCCACGTCCGCGCCCATCGAACGCGTTGTGACGCGTGAAAAAATATCATTTTTAACAGAAGAAAGCGCCGTGACGCTCGATTTTCACCGCGAGCCGCCGGCTCCCCCTGCCCTGGCGTCGTACACTGTGTTACGCAACAAACTGGATCCGTGGTTAATGGCGCAGGCGGAACAGGCTGGCGTGCAGTTTATTCCGGGCGTACGGGTTGATGCGCTGGTACGCGATGGCAATCGGGTCACTGGCGTTCAGGCCGGCGATGATATTCTGGACGCAAATATTGTGATTCTCGCGGACGGCGTGAATTCCATGCTGGGCCGCTCGCTGGGGATGGTACCCGCCCCCGCTGCGCATCATTATGCCGTCGGCGTAAAAGAGCTCATTGGGCTTTCTCCGGCACTCATTGAAGAACGCTTTAACCTGGCGTCCCATGAAGGCGCCGCCTGGCTATTCGCTGGCGCGCCCTCCAACGGGCTCATGGGCGGCGGGTTTCTTTATACCAACCGCGACTCAATTTCACTGGGGCTGGTATGCGGTCTGGGTGACATTGCTCACGCGTCTAAAAGCATTCCGCAAATGCTAGAGGATTTTAAACAACATCCGGCGATACGCCCTTTAATTCAGGGGGGAACGCTGCTCGAATACTCCGCCCATATGGTGCCGGAAGGCGGTATGGCAATGGTGCCCGAACTGGCAAGCGATGGCGTGATGATTGTCGGCGACGCCGCCGGTCTTTGCCTGAACCTCGGCTATACCGTACGCGGCATGGATTTAGCCATGGCGTCTGCGCAAGCTGCCGCTCAAACCGCCATTGACGCTAAAGCGCGACAAGATTTTTCCGCCGCAAGTCTTGCCGGGTACAAACACGCACTGGAGAAAAACGGCGTGTTACGGGACATGCGGCATTTCCGCAAGCTCCCGGCATTAATGGAAAATCCACGACTTTTTACCGAGTACCCGCGTATGGCGACAAACATTATGGGTGATCTGTTCACCGTCAATGGCGGCCCCATTCCACCTCTGCGCAAAACTATCCTGTCGCATGCAAAAAAAATTGGGCTGATGAATTTATTAAAAGACGGCATAAAGGGAGCAACGGCGTTATGA
- a CDS encoding ferredoxin FixX, with protein sequence MSSDNIVNVDVKLGVNKFYVDEGHPHIILRAHPDMQEFSKLMKACPAGLYKQDDAGNIHFDSAGCLECGTCRVLCGNTLLEKWEYPAGTFGVEFRFG encoded by the coding sequence ATGAGTTCGGACAATATCGTGAATGTTGACGTCAAACTGGGCGTAAATAAATTTTACGTGGATGAAGGGCACCCACATATCATTTTACGCGCTCATCCGGACATGCAGGAGTTCAGTAAATTAATGAAAGCCTGCCCCGCCGGGCTCTATAAGCAGGACGATGCGGGAAATATTCATTTTGACTCTGCGGGCTGCCTGGAGTGCGGCACCTGCAGAGTACTCTGCGGCAATACTCTCCTCGAAAAATGGGAATATCCGGCGGGGACGTTCGGCGTTGAATTTCGCTTCGGCTGA
- the ydiD gene encoding short chain acyl-CoA synthetase: MSVTLTFNAARRKTYRELGYWGDASLGDYWRQTARAVPDKIAVVDNHGASWTYAALDSAASRLANWLLSQGIQPGDRVAFQLPGWCEFTLIYLACLKTGAVSVPLLPAWREAELVWVLNKCQAKIFFAPTIFKQNRPIDLILPLQNQLHHLTQIVGVDKLAPATTALALSEIIDSSEPLHSGMTIHGDELAAVLFTSGTEGIPKGVMLTHNNILASERAYCARLNLTWQDVFLMPAPLGHATGFLHGVTAPFLIGARSVLLDIFTPKACLALLEQQRCTCLSGATPFIYDLLCAVEQQPADLSSLRFFLCGGTTIPKKVARDCQQRGIKLLSIYGSTESSPHSMVNLDDSISRMMNTDGYGAAGVEIKIVDEARNTLPAGIEGEEASRGPNVFMGYLDEPELTARALDKEGWYYSGDLCRMDEDGYIKITGRKKDIIVRGGENISSREVEDILLQHPQIHDACVVAMPDERLGERSCAYVVLKPPHLSLSLEEVVAFFSRKRVAKYKYPERVVIVEKLPRTASGKVQKFLLRQDILQRLRQEYRER, from the coding sequence ATGAGTGTCACATTAACGTTTAACGCCGCACGCCGGAAAACCTATCGCGAGCTGGGCTACTGGGGCGATGCTTCACTGGGCGATTACTGGCGGCAAACCGCACGCGCCGTACCCGATAAAATCGCTGTGGTTGATAATCATGGCGCATCCTGGACCTATGCTGCGCTCGATAGCGCGGCGAGCCGCCTGGCAAACTGGTTATTATCCCAGGGAATTCAACCGGGCGATCGCGTCGCCTTTCAGCTTCCGGGCTGGTGTGAGTTTACCCTCATTTATCTGGCTTGCCTGAAAACAGGCGCGGTATCCGTCCCGTTGCTTCCCGCCTGGCGAGAGGCGGAGCTGGTTTGGGTGCTGAACAAATGCCAGGCAAAAATTTTCTTCGCGCCTACCATATTCAAACAGAATCGTCCGATCGATCTTATCCTTCCGCTACAAAATCAGCTACATCATCTGACGCAGATTGTCGGCGTGGATAAACTGGCTCCTGCCACCACAGCGCTCGCGCTCAGTGAAATCATCGACAGCAGCGAACCGCTGCATTCAGGGATGACTATTCATGGCGATGAACTGGCGGCAGTCCTGTTTACCTCCGGTACGGAAGGCATACCGAAAGGGGTAATGTTGACCCACAATAATATTCTTGCCAGCGAACGAGCGTATTGCGCGCGCCTGAATTTAACCTGGCAGGATGTTTTCCTGATGCCTGCGCCGTTAGGTCACGCCACGGGATTTTTGCACGGCGTAACTGCGCCCTTTTTGATCGGCGCACGAAGCGTGTTACTGGACATCTTTACACCAAAAGCCTGTCTTGCCTTATTAGAACAGCAACGCTGTACCTGTCTGTCCGGCGCTACGCCGTTTATTTACGATCTGCTTTGCGCCGTTGAGCAGCAGCCTGCCGATCTCTCCTCGCTGCGATTCTTCTTATGCGGCGGCACAACCATTCCCAAAAAGGTCGCCCGAGACTGCCAGCAGCGCGGTATCAAGTTATTGAGTATTTACGGCTCAACGGAAAGTTCTCCGCATTCGATGGTTAATCTGGATGATTCAATTTCACGCATGATGAATACCGATGGCTATGGCGCCGCCGGAGTAGAAATTAAAATCGTGGATGAAGCGCGTAATACGCTTCCAGCAGGCATCGAAGGCGAAGAGGCCTCACGCGGCCCGAACGTCTTTATGGGATATCTGGACGAGCCGGAACTCACCGCCCGTGCTTTGGATAAAGAGGGCTGGTATTACAGCGGCGACCTCTGCCGCATGGATGAAGACGGTTATATAAAAATTACCGGTCGCAAAAAAGATATTATCGTACGCGGAGGTGAAAATATCAGCAGTCGCGAAGTCGAAGATATTTTGCTGCAACACCCTCAAATACACGACGCCTGCGTCGTTGCTATGCCTGATGAGCGCTTAGGCGAGCGCTCATGCGCCTATGTGGTCTTAAAGCCGCCACACCTTTCGCTGTCTTTGGAAGAGGTGGTCGCTTTTTTCAGCCGGAAACGGGTAGCGAAGTATAAATATCCGGAACGGGTCGTCATCGTGGAAAAACTGCCCAGAACCGCCTCTGGCAAAGTTCAGAAGTTTTTGTTACGACAGGATATTCTTCAGCGACTGCGCCAGGAGTATCGCGAGAGATAA